Part of the Thermococcus sp. 18S1 genome, CTTCTTAAACGGTCTCTCCCCGATGACCTGAAAGGCTATGTAGCGGTGCTTGTCCCTCAGGGTGGGCGGCAGGTACTTCGGCTTCTCCCTCATAGGCATCTGCACAACTTTGCCCGCCAACCTTTTTAAGCTCTCCCCCGCGTTTAGGGTTAGCGAGGTGAGTCGATGGTCTGGGAGACGCCTTACTTTTCGTACGCTGTGAGAGAGCTCCCCAAGGGCTGCCAGCTCTGCGTTAGGGGTGAGAAGCTCGTCCTCTTCACGACGGGGGCCTGCCCGAGGGACTGCTTCTACTGCCCGCTGAGCGAGACGCGAAGGGGAGACGTCGTCTACGCCAACGAGAGACCCGTAAAAAGCCTTGATGACGTCAGTGAGGAAGCCCTTCTGATGGAAGCCAGAGGAGCCGGCGTTACCGGCGGAGACCCGCTGGCGAGGCTTGACAGGACCGTTGAGTATATCCGCTCCCTGAAGGAGACATTCGGCGAGGACTTCCATGTTCACCTGTATACGACGGGCGCCTTGGCCACCAAGAAGAACCTCGAAAAGCTATACGATGCCGGTCTGGACGAGATACGATTCCACCCGGACATATTCAACCCTAGCTCGAAGCTCTTCAAAGTTGAAATCGAGAACATAAGGAACGCCTTCGACTTCGACTGGGACGTCGGCGGCGAGATTCCCTCGATTCCGGGGCAGTTCGAGAGGATGAGGTGGTACGCTGAGTTCCTCGATAATCTCGGAGCGAAGTTCCTCAACGTGAACGAGCTTGAGTTCAGTGAGACGAACCTGAGGGCGATTCTCAACAGGGGCTACAGGCCGATAAGCGACGAGAGTGCCGCCATAAAGGGCTCCCTTGAGCTGGGTCTGAAGCTCCTCGAATGGGGTGAGGAGAACACCTCGCTGAGCTACCACCTGTGCACGGCCAGGCTGAAGGATGCAGTCCAGCTCAAGAACAGGCTGAGGAGGATGGCCAAAAACGTGGCCAGGCCCTACATGGAGATAACCGAGGACGGGACGCTCCGGTTTGGTATTGCTGAATACGACGACCTTGACGAGCTGTATGAACTCCTCGTGGAGGAGGCGGAGGTTCCGGCGGAGTGGCTGTACATCAACAGAGCGAAGGGCCGGATAGAGATGCCGGAAGAGGTCGCTGTCGAGCTGGCTGAGGCAGTAGAGGGCGACGTGAGGTTCTTCATCGTCGAGGAGTACCCGACCTTCGACAGGCTTGAGGTCGAGAGGGTTCCGTTGCCTTAAGTCCCGCTCTTATTTTACTCTCCTTAGTTGCTGGTTCTGGGGGCGTAAGTAACTTACGGGAGCACAAGTTGTAAGGGCTTCGAAAAGGTTATTTACCCCTGGGAATATTAACGGCCATGCGGGTCTTTGTTAAGGACTACCTCCTCCCATGGGCGTTCATCGTCGTCTTTTGGGTTGCCTCCTGGCTTATCATTCCCCCGATGAGGGAACACCTAAACGCCTTGAACATCTTCACGATTTTCCTCCTTCTCATTCCGTTCCTCCTCGTGGCGCTTCACTTCGTTAGTAAGACTCTTGAACGCTACGGCTATTCCCGCGAGGACGTAAGGCGCCTTCCTGAGATAATCGAGAAAACCCATGGGAGACTTTACCTTCCGAAAGAGGTGTTCGACATCATCGGCGACGCCATTATCTTCTGGGGACTCTTTGCGTGGGTTCTTCTGGCGACTGGGGACCCGATAATGGGACTTTTAAACGGAGTCGCGATGTTTGCTGAAATCTTCGCCTTCTCCGTTTTTCTCATCTCGATGTTTATCTGGGTTATTATCTTCCCCCACTCCCTTTACAGGCTCTTTACCGGGAGGGAACCCAGCAGGGACTTCCTGATTGAGCTTATGAAAGAAAATCTCGTCCTCACGGCAGTCCTTATCGCGGTCAGGCTCATAGCGCTCCATTCAAATTATCCGGCGAGTGATGATTTAATCGGGAAGATGATGGCCTTTGGGCGGAAAACGGAATTGGTAAGCTTGCTCCTTGAGCTTTCTGGGCTGAACTTCCTGTTCGGTATAACCGGCCTCTACGGGCCGAGGAAGAGCAGAAAGCTGACGGCGCTGGCGCTGACAATCATCGTGGTCCTTCAGCTGTGGGTCGCGTGGAGGATTGTCTTTGGGTGACGGGAAAGGTTAAGTAATTGAGCTCTACTTTTGAACATGGCAAACGGAGAGCGTGCTTTGAGGCGGGAGAAGAAAGGTAACGTTGATGTTCTGATGATTGCGTTTGGGAGTATGAGCGAGGAAGAAGTTGAGAAACTCAGAAAAACGCTGAAAGAAGTTGAAGAATAGATGAATGAGTGGGTTCCGTGCTCCGATTGGGAGACTTCTATAGAACTTTTTGTCTGCAACGGCGATTGAGCGATTCAAAGAGTACGGGCCGAAAGTGAGGGTTTTGGAGAGATGAATTTTAGCCCCTGCTTGCACACCTATGCTTGTTTCGTTGAGGTTTTACGGTTGAAAACTGAAAAATACCACAAAAAAGCGTCGTTTAATACAACTTTAAACAGAAATGCTTATAGTAGTTAAGTCCTCATCATAGATTGGGGGGCAGGCGGTGGGAACGCCTTACGTGCTCCTTTCAGTCATTTTCCTCGCTATTGGGGTGGCGATACTTAACATTCTCGTTCCTTTTGGAGAAATGGGCTATCTGACGCTGGTAATCCTCATTTCGCTCCTCTTCCTTCGTGCAGTGCTTCCAAAGCGGTTTGAAAACAGAGTTGTGACTCTCCTGTGGAATTTTGCAACAATATTCTTGATAGGCTCCCTAATTTACCCGTACAATGAGCACCTCGCGTATTCCTACTTTGCCGGCGCGGGCGTGGCTGCAACATTCTACGCTTTTACTGACAAACTGCTTTATTATGGGCCCCAGATAACGTACTTCTGGATCGGCCTTGCGGTAGGCTTTATCCTTTCCCTTTCGGTCTTCAGGGACGAGGTTAGGGGCAATACTGGCTTATTTCTCCTCCTTACGTTCGGATTTGGCTTTACAACACTCCTCATCGGAAAGCTCGTTAACTATAAGCCATTTTCTAAAAGATTTGGGGGAGTGAGATGAACATGGATAGGAGGGAGAGACATTCCCTTCTCCTGAACTTTCTCGTTGGGACAGTTTTTTTAGGCGCTGTACTCCACTACGGCCTTTCGCTTTCATTATGGAGAAGCCTCTTATTTGCGGGCCTCCTGTCGCTTCTCTACACCTTAGCACATATCCTCCGGAAAAGGTCCGATAAAGGACAGAGATGGTCTCAATCTTTAAAATCCTCCTGCACGAAGTTTGTACTTGTTGTTCCGATTTCGTTTGGGTTTGCGGTGCTTTTATTCGGACTTATTTATGTAGCATTTGCAAAACCGGGCACGTCTTTCGTCCCTCTTGCCAAAATGCTCGGCGTTTTGTTCATAATCGGCGCGTCTGCGCTGTTCCTCGTGGCGAATCTGCAGGAGAGGGGCGAGAAAACGCCTGAAAAAGTCGTCTATTCCCGGCGGAACTTCCTTAAAGAACTTTCAACGTCCCTCCTTGTGTTTACTATTGCATACGCCTCAGGAGTGAGTTTTGAAAAGAGCGTCTCGATGGCGCTCTACGTCTTTGTCCTGGCAAGCTGGTACTACTCCATGATGGCCCACAGGTATGTAATATCCGACCTGGAGCTTAAAATCATGGCCGTTGTAAGTTTTGTAGCGGTCGCATCTGGGTTGTACTTGTTTGTGCTCGGCAATATAACCCTCAGTGTACTGATCGGGGCGCTTTTTGCGGTCGTGTCTGAAAAAGACTACAAGATGACGAGGAAGCTCGTGGAAGAGGGACTGCTGGAGAGAAAATACGCCGAAAGCGGGGCCTGGGGCTTGTTTTACGGCGTTCTTTATGGGCTTGGGGCGATGATGGGCTTAATGCTAATCTCGGGGAGTTATAGTGCGTCGTTTATCAAAGAATCTTTGTTGACGATGTTTAGGCTCCTGTACATATTTACGGTAATCTTTGCCCCCCTCGGAACACTCGGTGGTTGGGCAAGATTGAAGTTTCATGGAATAAAATTCGATGGCCAAGACAAAGGTGATTACGGGTTAGAAAAGTGACCTACACCAAATGGGAAAATGAAAAATCAGAAAGGCGAGTGAGGTCTAATCACCCTTCCACCTTCTCAATCCCTATCTTCGCCTGAACCTCGGGCCACTCGACGACGTAGCCTTTCACCTCGCCGAAGATTACCTCGGTTGCCCTCGTCTCCTTCTCCACGTAGTCGAGGTTCTCCTTGAGGAGCTCGCGGTTCTCGTCGGTGGTCTCTATGGTGACGACTATCCTGTCGTTGACGTCCAAATCAAGGCGCTTCCTCATCTCCTGTATCCTCCTGACGAACTCCCTGGCGAGGCCCTCGGCGAGGAGCTCTCTGGTGAGGGTCTTATCCACGAAGACCCTTCCGCCCTCGAACTCCTCACTGACAAAGAAGTCCGGCAGTTTCTCCTCGATTGTCAAATGCTCCCTCGTGAGGTGGAAGGTCTTGCCCTCTATTTCCACGTCCATCTCTCCCCTCTCGTAGAGCTCCTTTCCATTCTCGTTTATCCAGGCTATCACGAGCTTGGCGTCGCCCTTGAACTCCGGCCCAACCTTGGCGAAGTTCGGCTTGATGACGAGCTCGCGCTCGACCTTGCCAACGACGACCTCCTTGGCGTTGAGCTGGTCGCGCAGGATTCTGTTGAGTCTCTCGACGGCCTTCTTGACGGTCTCATCCTCGGTCTCCACTATTATCCTCCTGACGGGGTAGCGGAGCTTTATCTTGGCCCTCTGCCTTGCTGAAGAGCCGGCCTCGACTATCCTCCTGACGTACTCCATCTCCCTCTCAAGCTCCTCGTCCCTTGCCTTCTCGTCGACCTCCGGCCAGTCGAGCATGTGGACGCTCTCCACACCGACGAACGGCCTGAGCATGTTCTGGTATATCTCCTCCGCTATGTACGGGGTAAACGGTGCCATGAGCCTCAGCAGGACGTCAAAGACCTTCCAGACGGTGTAGTAGGCAGCGAGCTTGTCCG contains:
- a CDS encoding radical SAM protein — protein: MVWETPYFSYAVRELPKGCQLCVRGEKLVLFTTGACPRDCFYCPLSETRRGDVVYANERPVKSLDDVSEEALLMEARGAGVTGGDPLARLDRTVEYIRSLKETFGEDFHVHLYTTGALATKKNLEKLYDAGLDEIRFHPDIFNPSSKLFKVEIENIRNAFDFDWDVGGEIPSIPGQFERMRWYAEFLDNLGAKFLNVNELEFSETNLRAILNRGYRPISDESAAIKGSLELGLKLLEWGEENTSLSYHLCTARLKDAVQLKNRLRRMAKNVARPYMEITEDGTLRFGIAEYDDLDELYELLVEEAEVPAEWLYINRAKGRIEMPEEVAVELAEAVEGDVRFFIVEEYPTFDRLEVERVPLP
- a CDS encoding antitoxin VapB family protein, giving the protein MANGERALRREKKGNVDVLMIAFGSMSEEEVEKLRKTLKEVEE
- a CDS encoding potassium transporter Kef, encoding MNMDRRERHSLLLNFLVGTVFLGAVLHYGLSLSLWRSLLFAGLLSLLYTLAHILRKRSDKGQRWSQSLKSSCTKFVLVVPISFGFAVLLFGLIYVAFAKPGTSFVPLAKMLGVLFIIGASALFLVANLQERGEKTPEKVVYSRRNFLKELSTSLLVFTIAYASGVSFEKSVSMALYVFVLASWYYSMMAHRYVISDLELKIMAVVSFVAVASGLYLFVLGNITLSVLIGALFAVVSEKDYKMTRKLVEEGLLERKYAESGAWGLFYGVLYGLGAMMGLMLISGSYSASFIKESLLTMFRLLYIFTVIFAPLGTLGGWARLKFHGIKFDGQDKGDYGLEK